From Falco cherrug isolate bFalChe1 chromosome 4, bFalChe1.pri, whole genome shotgun sequence, one genomic window encodes:
- the QARS1 gene encoding glutamine--tRNA ligase: protein MAAAAAVGAMATEEAEEALRLFTGIGLSEAKARETMRNGALSALLRQAVLQARSALGPALDKGTGTLLYNAAARLRDPKHLGFVVGYIVRREILTDLQLSAALEYVRSHPLEPLDAADFERACGVGVCVTPEQIEEAVEAVIGEHRAELLAERYRFNMGLLMGEARSRLRWADGKTIKNEVDLQVLHLLGPKTEADLEKKPKAAKARPAPAEKQKAAVVENGEVCTETRTLLEQLRGEALKFHRPGENYKTEGYVVTPNTMALLKQHLAITGGQVRTRFPPEPNGILHIGHAKAINFNFGYAKANGGVCFLRYDDTNPEKEEEKYFTAIREMVEWLGYQPYAVTHASDYFDQLYTWALELIRRGQAYVCHQKVEEIKGHNPPPSPWRDRPVEESLLLFEDMRKGKFGEGEATLRMKLVMEDGKMDPVAYRVKFTPHHRTGDKWCIYPTYDYTHCLCDSIEHITHSLCTKEFQARRSSYFWLCNALDVYCPVQWEYGRLNLLYTVVSKRKIIRLVETGAVRDWDDPRLFTLTALRRRGFPPEAINNFCARVGVTVAQATMEPHLLEACAREVLNEQAPRAMAVLEPLKVTITNFPAPKALEVLVPNFPSDESRGFHKVPFQSTIYIEETDFREELDKGYKRLAPGQPVGLRHAGYVIAVQNVIKDASGRVIELEVTCTKSDVAEKPKAFIHWVSEPLVCEVRLYERLFLHKNPEDPSEVPGGFLSDLNPDSMRVVHNALLDSSVLSARHFDKFQFERLGYFSVDPDSKEGKMVFNRTVTLKEDPGKA, encoded by the exons atggcggcggcggcggcggtgggggCGATGGCGAcggaggaggcggaggaggcGTTGCGGCTTTTCACCGGCATCGGCCTCAGCGAGGCCAAAGCCCGCGAGACGATGCGCAACGGGGCGCTCAGCGCGCTGCTCCGCCAGGCCGTGCTGCAG gCTCGGAGCGCGCTGGGCCCGGCCCTGGACAAAGGCACCGGGACGCTGCTGTACAACGCGGCCGCCCGCCTCAGGGACCCGAAGCACCTCGGCTTCGTTGTCGGCTACATCGTGCGCAGGGAGATCCTCACCGACCTGCAGCTCAGCG ccgCCCTGGAGTACGTGAGGAGCCACCCGCTGGAGCCCCTGGACGCGGCGGACTTCGAGCGGGCCTGTGGGGTAGGGGTGTGCGTCACCCCCGAGCAGATCGAGGAGGCG GTGGAGGCCGTGATCGGCGAGCACCGAGCAGAGCTGTTGGCCGAGCGCTACCGCTTCAACATGGGGCTGCTGATGG GGGAGGCACGGAGCCGGCTGCGCTGGGCAGACGGGAAGACCATCAAGAACGAGGTGGACCTGCAG GTGCTGCATTTGCTGGGACCAAAGACAGAAGCTGACCTGGAAAAGAAGCCaaag GCTGCAAAGGCCCGACCAGCCCCGgcagagaagcagaaggcaGCCGTGGTGGAGAACG GTGAGGTGTGCACAGAGACACGGacactgctggagcagctgcggGGAGAAGCCCTCAAGTTCCACAGGCCGG GAGAGAACTACAAGACGGAGGGCTACGTGGTGACGCCCAACACCATGGCTCTGCTGAAGCAGCACCTGGCAATCACGGGTGGGCAG GTGCGGACACGGTTCCCTCCTGAGCCCAATGGGATCCTGCACATTGGCCATGCCAAGGCCATCAACTTCAACTTCGGCTACGCCAAG GCCAACGGTGGTGTGTGCTTCTTGCGCTATGATGACACCAACCCcgagaaggaggaggagaagtaCTTCACAGCCATCCGGGAGATGGTGGAGTGGCTGG GCTACCAGCCCTATGCAGTGACCCATGCATCAGATTACTTTGACCAGCTCTACACCTGGGCCCTGGAGCTCATTCGCAG GGGCCAGGCATATGTCTGCCATCAGAAGGTTGAGGAGATCAAGGGCCACAacccaccaccatcaccatgGCGGGACCGGCCTGTGGAGGAGTCACTCCTGCTCTTTGAG GACATGCGAAAGGGCaagtttggggagggggaggccaCGCTGCGGATGAAGCTGGTGATGGAGGATGGGAAGATGGACCCCGTCGCCTACCGTGTCAAGTTCACTCCACACCACCGCACTGGGGACAAGTG GTGCATCTACCCCACGTATGACTACACACACTGCCTCTGCGACTCCATTGAGCACATCACACACTCCCTCTGCACCAAGGAGTTCCAGGCCAG GCGCTCCTCCTACTTCTGGCTGTGTAACGCACTGGATGTCTACTGCCCTGTGCAGTGGGAGTATGGGCGCCTGAACCTGCTCTACACTGTTGTCTCCAAGAGGAAAATCATCCGACTGGTGGAGACGGGTGCTGTGAG GGACTGGGATGACCCACGGCTCTTCACGCTGACAGCCCTGCGCCGGCGAGGCTTCCCCCCTGAAGCCATCAACAACTTCTGTGCCCGG GTTGGTGTGACAGTGGCCCAGGCAACAATGGAGCCACATCTGCTGGAGGCGTGTGCGCGAGAGGTGCTGAACGAGCAGGCCCCTCGTGCCATGGCTGTCCTGGAGCCCCTCAAGGTCACCATCACCAACTTCCCTGCCCCAAAG gcACTCGAGGTCCTTGTGCCCAACTTTCCATCTGATGAGAGTCGGGGTTTTCACAAAGTGCCCTTCCAGTCCACCATCTACATCGAGGAGACAGACTTCAGGGAG GAGCTGGACAAGGGCTACAAGCGCCTGGCTCCTGGGCAGCCGGTGGGGCTGCGCCATGCTGGCTACGTCATTGCTGTCCAGAACGTCATCAAG GATGCCAGCGGGCGCGTGATCGAGCTGGAGGTGACCTGCACCAAGTCAGATGTGGCAGAGAAGCCCAAAGCCTTCATCCACTGGGTGTCAGAGCCGCTGGTGTGTGAAGTGCGGCTCTACGAGCGGCT GTTTTTGCACAAAAATCCCGAAGACCCGTCGGAGGTGCCTGGTGGTTTTCTGAGTGACCTCAACCCT GACTCCATGCGTGTGGTCCACAACGCCCTGCTCGACAGCTCCGTCCTCTCGGCCCGGCACTTTGACAAGTTCCAGTTTGAGCGTCTGGGCTACTTCTCTGTGGATCCTGACAGCAAGGAGGGGAAG aTGGTGTTCAACCGGACGGTGACGCTGAAGGAGGACCCTGGCAAGGCCTGA
- the SLC6A8 gene encoding sodium- and chloride-dependent creatine transporter 1 isoform X2 encodes MDFIMSCVGFAVGLGNVWRFPYLCYKNGGGLGLASMVIVFFCNSYYIMILVWGLFYLVHSLTDTLPWATCGHAWNTEQCAELFHLELCRNSSSNASADAGPFNLSCTDLASKRSPVIEFWENKVLRLSGDLSEPGDMNWQMILCLVTTWVVVYFCIWKGVKSTGKIVYFTALFPYVVLILLLVHGVTLPGALGGIVYYLKPDWSKLAEAQVWIDAGTQIFFSYAIGLGALTALGSYNRFHNNCYRDAYILAVINSSTSFFAGFVVFSVLGFMASEQGVDISKVAESGPGLAFIAYPKAVTLMPLSPLWATLFFFMLLVLGLDSQFVGVEGFITGILDLFPQPGAGSLRRELTAALCCVVCCLIDLSMVTQGGMYVFQLFDNYSASGITLLWQAFWECVVIAWVYGADRFMDDVARMIGYRPLPFMKWCWAVVTPLVCVGIFVFHVVNYKPLTYNKTYVYPWWGDAIGWVLALSSMLCIPCTVLYKLLRCKGSLRERWQLLTTPIWGHHHLEYLTPEAEAKLLAPEPPKEKATLFETVI; translated from the exons ATGGATTTCATCATGTCCTGCGTGGGTTTCGCCGTGGGGCTGGGCAACGTCTGGCGCTTCCCCTACCTGTGTTACAAGAACGGCGGAG GTCTGGGCCTGGCTTCCATGGTGATCGTCTTCTTCTGCAACTCCTACTACATCATGATCCTGGTGTGGGGTCTCTTCTACCTGGTGCACTCGCTGACGGACACTCTGCCCTGGGCCACCTGCGGCCACGCCTGGAACACCGAGCAGTGCGCTGAGCTCTTCCACCTTGAGCTCTGCcgcaacagcagcagcaatgccagcGCCGACGCTGGCCCCTTCAACCTCAGCTGCACTGACCTGGCCAGCAAGCGCTCGCCCGTCATCGAGTTTTGGGA GAACAAGGTGCTGCGGCTCTCGGGGGACCTCAGCGAGCCAGGGGACATGAACTGGCAGATGATCCTCTGCTTGGTCACCACCTGGGTCGTCGTCTATTTCTGCATCTGGAAGGGTGTCAAGTCAACCGGGAAG ATTGTCTACTTCACGGCACTCTTCCCCTACGTGGtcctcatcctgctgctggtCCATGGGGTGACACTGCCCGGGGCACTGGGCGGCATCGTCTACTACCTGAAACCCGACTGGTCCAAGCTGGCTGAGGCGCAG GTCTGGATCGATGCTGGCACCCAGATCTTCTTCTCCTACGCCATTGGGCTGGGTGCCCTGACCGCGCTGGGCAGCTACAACCGCTTCCATAACAACTGCTACAG GGATGCCTACATCCTGGCCGTGATCAACAGCTCCACCAGCTTCTTTGCCGGCTTCGTCGTCTTCTCTGTGCTGGGCTTCATGGCCTCTGAGCAAGGCGTGGACATCTCCAAGGTGGCCGAGTCCG GCCCTGGGCTGGCTTTTATCGCCTACCCCAAAGCTGTGACACTGATGCCCTTGTCCCCGCTCTGGGCCACgcttttcttcttcatgctCCTTGTGCTGGGGCTGGACAGCCAG TTTGTCGGTGTGGAGGGTTTCATCACGGGCATCCTGGACCTGTTCCCCCAGCCGGGGGCTGGCTCGCTGCGCCGCGAGCTCACCGCTGCGCTCTGCTGTGTCGTCTGCTGCCTCATCGACCTCTCCATGGTCACGCAG GGCGGCATGTACGTGTTCCAGCTCTTTGACAACTACTCGGCCAGTGGGATCACGCTGCTGTGGCAGGCTTTCTGGGAGTGCGTGGTCATTGCCTGGGTTTACG GTGCCGACCGCTTCATGGACGATGTGGCCCGCATGATCGGCTATCGGCCCCTGCCCTTCATGAAGTGGTGCTGGGCCGTGGTGACGCCACTGGTCTGCGTG GGCATCTTTGTGTTCCACGTGGTGAACTACAAGCCGTTGACCTACAACAAGACGTACGTGTACCCGTGGTGGGGGGACGCCATCGGCTGGGTCCTGGCACTCTCTTCAATGCTCTGCATCCCCTGCACCGTCCTCTACAAGCTCCTGCGCTGCAAAGGCTCCCTGCGAGAG CGCTGGCAGCTCCTGACCACTCCGATCTGGGGCCACCACCACCTGGAGTACCTGACACCTGAGGCAGAAGCCAAATTGCTGGCCCCAGAGCCCCCCAAGGAGAAGGCGACGCTCTTCGAGACTGTGATCTGA
- the LOC102047323 gene encoding epidermal differentiation-specific protein-like, translated as MNQIVVYERANFEGLRREFTCDVPDLHELDFGDCIASLKVVGQPWIAYTDPKYEGEPHAFEEGEYPSVGRPNSFSSLRLVHHDLGDPQIVLYERPNFQGACKVVTEETNLAYGYFNDRVASHIVQRGVWLLYQHPGRGGWHCVAWPGERLADYKPELNFQARLSHLRPLRPGQPLVSARLLWEQKRVEAEREVLVDEIEGVNETESEQVLAASSSREYGTTLWQSFHFSNTTSLKAGLSFTLTVEASNIFTVQKGRSESSTRRERVEVQLPAKIPPHTALSIQVLRKEVTLSIPVLLTITQNETVRTEMGEYRSISGTNISVRYSLKPLPAEGREQAATEGTEPVPGTGMEL; from the coding sequence ATGAACCAGATCGTGGTGTACGAGCGTGCCAATTTTGAGGGGCTGAGACGGGAGTTCACCTGCGACGTGCCCGACCTCCACGAGTTGGATTTTGGGGATTGCATTGCCTCCCTGAAGGTGGTGGGACAGCCTTGGATCGCCTACACGGACCCCAAGTACGAGGGAGAGCCACACGCCTTTGAGGAGGGTGAGTACCCCTCCGTGGGACGGCCCAACAGCTTCTCATCACTGCGCCTTGTGCACCATGACCTGGGGGACCCCCAGATCGTACTCTATGAGCGCCCCAACTTTCAAGGCGCCTGCAAGGTGGTGACAGAGGAGACCAACCTGGCGTACGGGTACTTCAACGACCGGGTGGCCTCCCACATAGTGCAGCGAGGTGTCTGGCTGCTCTACCAGCATCCCGGCCGGGGTGGCTGGCACTGCGTGGCATGGCCCGGTGAGCGTCTTGCAGACTACAAACCTGAGCTGAACTTCCAGGCTCGGCTGTCCCACCTGCGCCCGCTGCGGCCCGGGCAGCCCCTGGTCTCAGCGCGTCTCCTCTGGGAGCAGAAGCGGGTGGAAGCGGAGCGGGAAGTGCTGGTGGATGAGATCGAAGGGGTGAATGAGACTGAGTCGGAgcaggtgctggcagccagcagcagcagggagtaTGGCACCACGCTCTGGCAGAGCTTCCACTTCAGCAACACCACCAGCCTCAAAGCCGGGCTCTCTTTCACGTTGACCGTGGAAGCCTCCAACATCTTCACGGTGCAGAAAGGGCGCAGTGAATCCAGCACCCGCCGGGAACGCGTGGAGGTGCAGCTGCCGGCAAAGATCCCCCCCCACACGGCACTCAGCATCCAGGTCTTGCGGAAGGAGGTGACGCTCTCCATCCCGGTGCTGCTCACCATCACCCAGAACGAAACTGTTCGTACGGAGATGGGCGAGTATCGCAGCATCTCGGGTACCAACATTAGTGTCCGCTATAGCCTGAAGCCTCTGCCAGCtgaaggcagggagcaggcagctactgaggggacagagccagtgCCTGGCACTGGGATGGAGCTATAG
- the SLC6A8 gene encoding sodium- and chloride-dependent creatine transporter 1 isoform X1 has product MDFIMSCVGFAVGLGNVWRFPYLCYKNGGGVFLIPYLLIVFVGGIPVFFLEVALGQFMKQGGIAAWNIAPLFKGLGLASMVIVFFCNSYYIMILVWGLFYLVHSLTDTLPWATCGHAWNTEQCAELFHLELCRNSSSNASADAGPFNLSCTDLASKRSPVIEFWENKVLRLSGDLSEPGDMNWQMILCLVTTWVVVYFCIWKGVKSTGKIVYFTALFPYVVLILLLVHGVTLPGALGGIVYYLKPDWSKLAEAQVWIDAGTQIFFSYAIGLGALTALGSYNRFHNNCYRDAYILAVINSSTSFFAGFVVFSVLGFMASEQGVDISKVAESGPGLAFIAYPKAVTLMPLSPLWATLFFFMLLVLGLDSQFVGVEGFITGILDLFPQPGAGSLRRELTAALCCVVCCLIDLSMVTQGGMYVFQLFDNYSASGITLLWQAFWECVVIAWVYGADRFMDDVARMIGYRPLPFMKWCWAVVTPLVCVGIFVFHVVNYKPLTYNKTYVYPWWGDAIGWVLALSSMLCIPCTVLYKLLRCKGSLRERWQLLTTPIWGHHHLEYLTPEAEAKLLAPEPPKEKATLFETVI; this is encoded by the exons ATGGATTTCATCATGTCCTGCGTGGGTTTCGCCGTGGGGCTGGGCAACGTCTGGCGCTTCCCCTACCTGTGTTACAAGAACGGCGGAG gcGTCTTCCTCATCCCCTACCTGCTCATCGTCTTCGTGGGCGGCATCCCCGTCTTCTTCCTGGAGGTGGCCCTGGGGCAGTTCATGAAGCAGGGGGGCATCGCCGCCTGGAACATCGCCCCCCTCTTCAAGG GTCTGGGCCTGGCTTCCATGGTGATCGTCTTCTTCTGCAACTCCTACTACATCATGATCCTGGTGTGGGGTCTCTTCTACCTGGTGCACTCGCTGACGGACACTCTGCCCTGGGCCACCTGCGGCCACGCCTGGAACACCGAGCAGTGCGCTGAGCTCTTCCACCTTGAGCTCTGCcgcaacagcagcagcaatgccagcGCCGACGCTGGCCCCTTCAACCTCAGCTGCACTGACCTGGCCAGCAAGCGCTCGCCCGTCATCGAGTTTTGGGA GAACAAGGTGCTGCGGCTCTCGGGGGACCTCAGCGAGCCAGGGGACATGAACTGGCAGATGATCCTCTGCTTGGTCACCACCTGGGTCGTCGTCTATTTCTGCATCTGGAAGGGTGTCAAGTCAACCGGGAAG ATTGTCTACTTCACGGCACTCTTCCCCTACGTGGtcctcatcctgctgctggtCCATGGGGTGACACTGCCCGGGGCACTGGGCGGCATCGTCTACTACCTGAAACCCGACTGGTCCAAGCTGGCTGAGGCGCAG GTCTGGATCGATGCTGGCACCCAGATCTTCTTCTCCTACGCCATTGGGCTGGGTGCCCTGACCGCGCTGGGCAGCTACAACCGCTTCCATAACAACTGCTACAG GGATGCCTACATCCTGGCCGTGATCAACAGCTCCACCAGCTTCTTTGCCGGCTTCGTCGTCTTCTCTGTGCTGGGCTTCATGGCCTCTGAGCAAGGCGTGGACATCTCCAAGGTGGCCGAGTCCG GCCCTGGGCTGGCTTTTATCGCCTACCCCAAAGCTGTGACACTGATGCCCTTGTCCCCGCTCTGGGCCACgcttttcttcttcatgctCCTTGTGCTGGGGCTGGACAGCCAG TTTGTCGGTGTGGAGGGTTTCATCACGGGCATCCTGGACCTGTTCCCCCAGCCGGGGGCTGGCTCGCTGCGCCGCGAGCTCACCGCTGCGCTCTGCTGTGTCGTCTGCTGCCTCATCGACCTCTCCATGGTCACGCAG GGCGGCATGTACGTGTTCCAGCTCTTTGACAACTACTCGGCCAGTGGGATCACGCTGCTGTGGCAGGCTTTCTGGGAGTGCGTGGTCATTGCCTGGGTTTACG GTGCCGACCGCTTCATGGACGATGTGGCCCGCATGATCGGCTATCGGCCCCTGCCCTTCATGAAGTGGTGCTGGGCCGTGGTGACGCCACTGGTCTGCGTG GGCATCTTTGTGTTCCACGTGGTGAACTACAAGCCGTTGACCTACAACAAGACGTACGTGTACCCGTGGTGGGGGGACGCCATCGGCTGGGTCCTGGCACTCTCTTCAATGCTCTGCATCCCCTGCACCGTCCTCTACAAGCTCCTGCGCTGCAAAGGCTCCCTGCGAGAG CGCTGGCAGCTCCTGACCACTCCGATCTGGGGCCACCACCACCTGGAGTACCTGACACCTGAGGCAGAAGCCAAATTGCTGGCCCCAGAGCCCCCCAAGGAGAAGGCGACGCTCTTCGAGACTGTGATCTGA